The proteins below are encoded in one region of Borrelia duttonii Ly:
- a CDS encoding BMP family ABC transporter substrate-binding protein — MSKSFFFRIFWIVISLICLFLFVYINFFKARGLKFSSNRKIALFIPGSITGSPSYKAMYDCLIEFQNSRSDIDIELFESGFNQHEWIELLEKLLNSKNYDFLITTNNVMQGIIDKVSRNYPYTKFLLFDSLVKNTNPQVYSLSYNVAEEAYLLGYYVGLFLKDSNLANQNVALIAGQEYPVMNNYIFPYFKNGIKEVLDSEVFFRTLGNWHDSNRVKVLTESLILDSKVSVILPIVGAAIKGVLSAVRKHGVFVVLFDGEDYLDNKENIIGSGITNQRLFLEEVLSKAIKDEIQYGTYRVLGFKDKGVSFNLLNKFYLESIGLDLKEKLEEKMREMNDTEIKINLE, encoded by the coding sequence GTGAGTAAATCTTTTTTTTTTAGAATTTTTTGGATTGTTATTTCATTAATTTGTTTGTTTTTATTTGTTTATATTAATTTTTTTAAGGCTAGAGGGCTTAAATTTTCATCTAATAGAAAAATTGCTTTATTTATTCCTGGCAGTATTACTGGTTCGCCTTCTTATAAGGCAATGTATGATTGTTTAATTGAATTTCAAAATAGTAGAAGTGATATTGATATTGAATTATTTGAATCTGGATTTAATCAGCATGAATGGATAGAATTACTCGAGAAATTATTAAATTCCAAAAATTATGATTTTTTAATAACAACAAATAATGTCATGCAAGGCATTATAGATAAAGTTTCCAGGAATTATCCTTATACTAAATTTTTGCTTTTTGATTCTTTAGTTAAAAATACTAATCCCCAAGTATATTCTCTTTCTTATAACGTTGCCGAAGAAGCTTATTTATTGGGTTATTATGTTGGTTTATTTTTAAAAGATTCAAATTTAGCAAATCAGAATGTTGCTTTGATTGCTGGACAAGAGTATCCTGTTATGAATAATTATATTTTTCCTTATTTTAAAAATGGTATTAAAGAGGTTTTAGATTCAGAGGTTTTTTTTAGGACTTTAGGAAATTGGCATGACAGTAATAGAGTCAAAGTTTTGACCGAATCTTTGATTTTGGATTCAAAAGTATCTGTCATTCTTCCGATTGTAGGGGCAGCTATTAAGGGTGTTCTATCAGCAGTTCGTAAGCATGGTGTTTTTGTTGTTCTTTTTGATGGTGAGGATTATTTGGATAATAAAGAGAATATTATTGGATCGGGTATTACAAATCAAAGATTATTCTTGGAAGAGGTCTTAAGTAAAGCTATTAAGGATGAGATTCAGTATGGAACTTATAGGGTGCTTGGATTTAAAGATAAGGGGGTTTCATTTAATTTGTTAAATAAATTTTATCTAGAGAGTATAGGTTTGGATCTTAAAGAAAAGCTTGAGGAAAAAATGAGAGAGATGAATGATACTGAAATCAAAATAAATTTAGAATAA